TGTTAAGAACCATCTTATGTTTTCCCTGTTTTAGAAactaaaccatgaaaagaacaaatattaaaaatacaagtatgttttgaaaatgaaagTAGAGCCAGTCCCTTCGAGGACAACCGGTAAAGTTGAAGGTAGAGctacattttgaaaaccaaaaatgTGTAATCACAAGCAAACCCTGTACCTTTTTTTCTGTATTGTAGTTGGATGGATATCCTTTTTTCGTTTGTGCTGGCTTGTTTTCTTGAAGCAATTGCTTTGACCCGTCACAGAACTGAGCACCtgtatattgtttttcaactgTTGCAGAAGTACAGAAAGCATGTTCAAGCCATACCAGGTGTCCAAAGAGAAAGCAAAAACTTTGGGTATCAACTTCACTCCACTGGATTTGTCTCTCGTAGACACTATTGAGAGCTTGAAGGAGAAGGGCTTTCTCAAAATCTGATTTAGGCTATATTTAACGGTATGGTGTTCCAGTAAATATACTGGTCCTCTCAGTTTCAGTCAAatttaattcttcttcttcttcttgtatgatataattttatgtgCATTCTGGAtacctgaaaataaaattatgtataaGTTGTAGGATTTGCGTTTTGAAGTCTATTTCCTGCCAATGAGATGTCAGGACATCGTAAAGATTTGGAAGTCTTGTAATGAATTTGCGCTGCTGATTCTGTGATGGAATAATCTTAGAACTCAATTCTTGTCTGTTCATTCACGAAAATTTTTTAGCCTCGAGCAATGCTTCACAAATTGCTTGCAGGAGCTCCCACAAAGTTGAATGGTGTTTGATTGGATTCTCTCTTGATCAGCTTTGGCATCTAAAACAACATTTTCTAGTTCCGTTATTATTagtataacaattaaaatatatatatttttgtctttatttcaatttattatttttttattatttttaaattgttttaatatattgatatcaaaaatatttttttagaaaaatatattattttgatatatttttaagtataaaatattttaaaatgtaaccACTATCCCAACTAAACATGCTCTAAGCAAACTTCAATGATCATGTCAATTTCTTAGATTGTGCCTCTCAAATTTAGATCCTACTTAGGTTATTGATTGGATTAAAAtttgcttgaaaataaaataaatatttagatattattaatgtttttttttagtgaaaaaaaaaataaactgtatGGAAGTTGATTTTGCATATCTAAAAACAACTTGGATGACgagggtgtttgggagtgtggtagtggttgcttttcaaatagcttttcatgccgaaatacatgccaatgatgtttttttattttttaaaaatcatttttgatatcagcacatcaaaacgatccaaaaggtacaaaccgcactcaattttagcaaaaaaaaaaaaaaaaatttgaaattcactGAAAAGCAGGTTGAACAGCAGAGCCAAACGCTCCCGACATGTGAATacataatttaactaaaaaattttaagatatattttttaatattaaaataataacatattgaattgacttggatcaactcgagttaacataTCAAATTTGTAACTAGGGTTATaagattataataactttatagaaaacaaattaaaataaattataaagtttcattctcaatcaattcaacattaaagaataaaattgaaatatatatatatatatatatatatatatatatatatatatatatatatatatatatatatatattaaagatctAAAAAACGACTTGAATTAACCTTTTAAACTCTCGACTCGGGTTATAAAACCGATACAAcctcataaaaacaaattacgaatTCTAATTCCTAATCAGGATAATGTATaacttgagattaaaaaaaaagaatatgaaaaataactcgagtcaatccACAAAACTCATAATctgggtcatgagaccaagataatctcataaattttttttttaaaaatgacatgATTTAACTTGAGTTAAACTGTCAAATTTGTGACTTTGATCATGAGACTGATATAACCTTATAtagagcaaattaaaaaaaaattataaaactcaattatgaAGCAACATTGTCagattcaatgttgaatgatgaaatttgtaaaaattttaattaaaaaattactcaaAAAATAAGCCAAGTCAACACAGATTAACTCGTTAAGCATTATTCTCGGGCCACGAGGTAGGGATAAcctgataaaaaacaaacaaaaacaaatgatgaagcttaattctcaatcaaatacaatattaaataatgagttTGGGGAAAAAagagtcaattaaaaaaaaaacaaattcagttAATTAGGCTAACCCATCAAACCTATGGCATGAGTCATGAGATGGGGACAatccaataaaaagcaaatccatTGCTGAAGGACCCGTGAtccgagtcatgagaccgagataacctcttagaaaaaaacaaaaacaaaacaacttgatttaaccagggtaaaaatatcaaaacatgtAACCTTGATCTTAAGACTAAGATGTCCCAATATAAAGCAAATTGAGATAGATTATGAAGCTTAGTTCCCAACCGactcaatgttaaatgaagaaattgaaaaaaaaatctaattaaaagataacataaaaaatgacccgagtcaactcgggttaaccaaTTAAGCAATATTCTTGAGACATGAGGCCGAAATAAtctaatagaaaacaaacaaaacaagtcatgaaatttaattcccaatcaactcaaaattaaaagataaaaattgagggggggtcaactcaggttaacccattaagCAATATTCTTGAGTCATGAGACCgaaataacctaatagaaaacaaacaaaacaagtcatgaaatctaattctcaatcaactcaaaattaaaagataaaaatggagGGGGAAGGGGGGAAgagcttatttaaaaaaaaaattaagttaacttgttaaattcacgatctgtatcatgaaaataaaataacctaataaaaaataaatttaaaaagttgatcGTGTAGCTAGTGGTATAACTTTATATGCATActgaaaataaatcaagcatAATTTGCCGAATGTGTGTGTTTCAAGCCCATTTCTTGACAGGTCTGGAGCTTAATTTGCCTTGTTGCTGTGATGAAGTGATTTTGCAACTCAATTATGATTCACGAAAACTTGTTTGTCTCAAGCAAATAACTAACCATCAAACACTAAAACAACATGAatccttaatttgttttttttattcattttataataaattcaagtCTCAGCTCAGTCGGCTGGTGAGGCAGTGTCAGGCAATAGATCACAAGCGCGagggtgtattttttttttttctaaattgtgATAATAGACTAGATATTGTCCGTCACAATTAATTTTTCAGATATTAATAGACTAAATTGTGATAATAAACATTTTAATGATAaacattcaatttcaatttgtcCCAAGTCAAATTTACtagattcatttattttttaattttaatatagttcttaaatattattataagtttttatttcagtttaaataaaaaattttagttaTCCTGTATTTGTTCTGAAAATAACAAtactaataacaaattatttataaaaaatagattaaaattaaatgtttatcattaaaatattttgtgagatttgaaacatgattttatcacatttgtgatttttttagcttttaattcataaaatataaacatattattttgaaaaatttttagTTTACTTCAACaattatgagattttaaaaaaaacagaaataatatttttatttaaaaatattataatagaaaaaaaatgtaaaacaactgTAATTTCAGGCTTAACAATGCCAGAACAAATTCCAAGgacctgcaaaaaaaaatttacctttaaaaatatttgggttTCCGCAGGTGAACACGACATTCAAACTAGCATTCCTTCAAAGGTTGCTGGACTGGAATttgttaaaaagaagaagaagaagaagaagaaaatgccgttaatttactaatttttattttcttggaaagAATTAGGCGCCCCCAAATCTCCCTTTCTTATTAATCAATGGAAGGATTACGTCCCCACCTACATATTCTCAAATCTCAATAATCATATAAACAGACAAATATGTGCCATGCATGCAAGCCATCGCATTCACCTTATCTCCTTTTTTGACTGGTCCAGGCAACCATGTGGAGGGTCATAGCTTGAACaagctttgatttttcaatGCTGCTATATTATTTACCCAGTCCAAGAGAGTGACtgaagagagaacaaaaaacaataaattatcgcAGACTGTTGGGTTATTTTGAAGATACAGAAAAGATGTGAGCTTCCGGGAAGATGGTCTAAGCCGTCGAAATGATGTGCTTGAAAATTAAACTCATTGACCCAATTTCTTGCCTACTCGCATCTATAGCTTATATAAGGCTCTCCTTCATGTATCTTTCACAACCCAACGAAGTACAGACACTTTCGCTTCACTGTTTGAGAATCTCGTTTTCTTGGTTCCAAATCACAAGCTTTTCAGCAATTCTAGGATCGCCATGGAGATGTCACCATTTAGACAAGTCACAACagaggaaacaaggtcaaggaAAACCAGAAGAGCGTGGAAGTTGAAGCTTAATATCACTTGGCATGCTATCAAGAAGGCAGTAAGTTACAACGTCAAGAAACGTCTCCACCTGCATCTTCATTTAAGCTGTGCAAGAAGCATGAGACGGCTTTCCACTAACCAAACCCATCAGGAACTAGCTGTGAAGCCACATCAAGCTTCCAAACCAAAGCAAAAGGCTAGAAATCCCAGCAAAACACTAGCATCCCTCCTCCATGTGCCATATACAGCTTTGGATTTTGTAGACCGAGGAGATCACATGACTCCTACACTATCTCCCAAGCAGAGTATATCAGCAGTGTGGAAAGAAATCCATGGCTCAAGCAATTGGGAGACCCTTCTTGACCCTTTCCACCCGAGTCTTCGACGAGAAATTCTCAAATATGGAGAATTTGCTCAGGGCACATATGATGCCTTCGACTTTGATCCTTTATCAGATTTTTGTGGGAGTTGCAGGTATAACCGGCGtaaattttttgaaacattAGGCCTCACAAAGCATGGTTACAAGGTGAAAAAGTACATTTATGCCTTGTCCCATGTAGATGTGCCTGAGTGGTTAAAGAGGTCATACGCTACGTGGAGCAAAGATTCCAACTGGATGGGTTATGTTGCTGTAAGCAGAAGAGAAGAATCACAGAGAATCGGCCGGAGAGACATAATGGTCGCATGGCGAGGCACTGTGTCACCATCAGAGTGGTTCAAAGACCTCACCACAAGTCTAGAACATATTGACAACACAAATGTTAAAGTTCAAGAAGGGTTCCTCAGTGTTTACAAATCCAAGGATGAGTTGACAAGGTATAATAAGTTAAGTGCCTCTGAGCAGGTTATGCAAGAAGTGATGAGACTAGTGAATTTTTATAGAGGAAAGGGTGAAGAGGTTAGCTTGACAGTTACAGGGCATAGCTTAGGAGGTGCATTGGCACTCCTCAATGCTTATGAGGCTGCAACTGCCATTCCTGATCTATTTGTTAGCGTCATTTCTTTTGGCGCACCAAGGGTTGGAAACATCGCCTTCAAGGAGAAGCTCAACGAATTAGGAGTCAAGACCTTACGTGTTGTAGTTAAGCAAGATATAGTCCCAAAACTACCAGGCCTGTTGAACAAAATGCTTAACAAGTTTCATGGACTCACCGGGAAGTTGAATTGGGTTTATAGGCATGTAGGAACTCAATTGAAGCTTGATGCATTTATGTCACCCTACTTGAAGCCTGAATCTGACTTGTCAGGGTCTCATAATCTGGAGCTGTATCTTCACCTGATAGATGGATTTTTTAGCAAGAAATCCAAGTATCGATGGAATGCTAGGAGAGATTTGGCATT
This region of Populus trichocarpa isolate Nisqually-1 chromosome 9, P.trichocarpa_v4.1, whole genome shotgun sequence genomic DNA includes:
- the LOC7467346 gene encoding phospholipase A1-Igamma1, chloroplastic — its product is MEMSPFRQVTTEETRSRKTRRAWKLKLNITWHAIKKAVSYNVKKRLHLHLHLSCARSMRRLSTNQTHQELAVKPHQASKPKQKARNPSKTLASLLHVPYTALDFVDRGDHMTPTLSPKQSISAVWKEIHGSSNWETLLDPFHPSLRREILKYGEFAQGTYDAFDFDPLSDFCGSCRYNRRKFFETLGLTKHGYKVKKYIYALSHVDVPEWLKRSYATWSKDSNWMGYVAVSRREESQRIGRRDIMVAWRGTVSPSEWFKDLTTSLEHIDNTNVKVQEGFLSVYKSKDELTRYNKLSASEQVMQEVMRLVNFYRGKGEEVSLTVTGHSLGGALALLNAYEAATAIPDLFVSVISFGAPRVGNIAFKEKLNELGVKTLRVVVKQDIVPKLPGLLNKMLNKFHGLTGKLNWVYRHVGTQLKLDAFMSPYLKPESDLSGSHNLELYLHLIDGFFSKKSKYRWNARRDLALVNKGSDMLIEDLKIPEFWYQFPYKGLVLNQYGRWVKPGRLPEDIPSPLSIDTPPKHGRQS